In Paracoccus contaminans, the genomic stretch TTGGCCCAGCCGGTATTGATGTCGGCCGGCAGCATCGTCCCGAAGGCGATCGAAAAGAACAGCACGGTGTCGATCACCGATCCGGCGAGCGTGGACAGGAACGGGGCCTTCCACCATGCCTTTCGCCGCAGCCGGTCGAAGACCGTCACATCGATCAGCTGCGCGGTCAGGAAGGCAATCCCCGAGGCCGCGGCGATCCGCAGCGTCGTCTTGTCCAGCCCCGCCGCGACAAGCGAGCAGACCGCCCCGAACAGAAAGCCGGCCAGCACCACCTTGCGCGCCGCGCCCACCCCGCGAAAGCGGTTGGTCAGGTCCGTGACCAGAAAGGCGACCGGATAGGTCAGCGCCCCCCAGGTCAGCCAGTCGCCCAGGCGGAACTGGACAAGGATGTTCGAGGACAGCACGACGGCGGCCATCGCGAGGATCGCGGGCACAAGAGGGCGCATGGATGTGGGTTCCGTTTTACAAGGTGGCGGAAGAACTCGGCCCGGATGCGGGCACCGGGCGCTTACGATGCGCCCGGACCTTGCGTCAAGCGGTCATTCGGCACGGACAGGGGGACGGTTCCCAGCCGGCCCGGGCGCGGCCATGGGGGCGGGGGCAGAGACAGCTGCGCCCAGGATGCCCGGTCCGGGGGCCGGCGGCGGGGATGCGCCTGCGGCGGCGCCAGCCGGGCCCGGCGCCGGCGCAGGTGGCGGCGGGGGCGATGCAGGCTCGGCCGGGGCCGAGAGGGCCAGCGGGCGGCCCGCCGCGGCGCGTTCGCGGACGCGGAACTCGACCAGTTGGGTCTGCTGGACGAACAGGAAATTGTCATCCGAGATCAGCGTGACGCGGATGCCCTGGCCATCGCGCCACACGGCGATCCCTTCGAGGTTGTCATACTGCCGCGGCACCGATTCGATCAGTGTCTCGGGCGGGCCGAGCGCCTCGTCGGTCATCGCATAGCGGCGCACGCGGCTGGTAAAGCCCAGCAGCCCGCTAAAGTCGCGCTCCAGCACATACAGCCTGCCGTCGGGGCCGACATCGGCCCCGACCGGCGCCCAGCCATCCTCGCGCGGCAGGTCGAACGGGTTGCTCCATGCCCCGTCACGCAGCCGCCAGACGGGAAAGCCCGAATCAGCCTGCGACCAGCCTTCGGGTATGGTGAGCAGATCGCCCGAGGGCGTCACGGCCAGCGCCTCAAGCCCCATGTTGCGCTGCAGCGCACGCAGGAACGGGGCGGGCGGCACCGGCACCGCGGGCCGATCGGGATCGTCATAGCGGGCGATGCGGTCCAGCCCCTCGAAGCTGACGAACATCCGCCCCTGCGCGTCGATGGCCAGCCCTTCGGCATCGCCCTTGTAGCCCGGCTGCAGCTTGCGGCCCTGGCTGTCCTGCAGCCGGGCGGTGCCCGCGGTCGTCAGGCCGCTGATCCGGCCCTGCCGGCTGCGCTGGACGCTGCCCCAGCGGATCGTGCCGCGATCGGACAGCGCCCAATAGCGGCTGCCGTCCTCTGACAGCTCAAGCCCCGAAAAGCCGCCGAAATCGGCATCGCCCTCGTGCCAGACAAAGATTCCCAGGGCGTCGATCACCACGTCGGCACGGGCGGCTGCCGGCCCCGCCGCCAGCCAGGCCAGCCCTGCCGCCGCCGCGATCAGCGCGTGACGAGCGCCTGGCATGCGCGGGGCAGTTCGCTGAGCCTGAGGCTGCGCGGATGGCGGGCCTTGGGATCGGGCGGCGCGGCCTTGGGCGGATGGATGCGGTTCTCGATCCACTGCGCGGCCTCGGCGCAGCCGTCGCCGGGGGGCGGGGGGTCCTGATCCTCGCACCCGCCATTCGGGCAGGCCAGCCGGACGTGAAAATGGTAATCATGCGCGTTGATCGGGCGGATCTTGCGCAGATAGCCGCGATCGCCGCGTTCGGCATTGCACATCGCCACCTTGGCGACCGGATCGACAAAGATCCGCTGGACGCGCGGGTCCATCGCCGCCGCGCGCAGGATCGCGTGGTGCGAGGCCGACCACAGCGGGCTGGGCGCAATTCCGCCCTTGGCCACTACGGATTGCGACGAAATCTTTTCCCGCTGCGCCGCGGTCAGGTGCAGCGACGGCGGCGGCAGCATCCAGATATCGGCATCCAGCCCGATCTGGTGGCTGGCATGGCCGGTGACCATCGGCCCGCCCAGCGGCTGGCTCATGTCGCCGATGTAAAGCCCGCGCCAGCCGTATTGCGTCGCCTGCCGCGACAGGCCGACCAGGAAATCGACCAGCTGCGGGTTGCCCCAGTTGCGGTTGCGCGACAGCCGCATCACCTGCCAGGTCGGCCCGGTTTCCGGCAACTGCACATTCCCGGACGCGCAGCCCTTGCTGTAGAAACCGATCGCCGCGGCCGGCCCGCCGTTCGAGGTGCGCTGGGCGCCAAAGACCTCCTTGGCCAGCGGATCGGCTGCGGCGGGCAGGGCGGCTGCGGCCAGCAGGCCGGCGGCAAGGACGGATTTCAGGGCGCGGATCACGGATCGGGTTCTCCCTCTGGGTTGACGCTGTTTAGCAGCGCCAGCGACAGAAGGAACATCACGATCAGCGGCGATATGCCGATGCGCTGGCTGCCCGTCGCCGCCGTCGCCGCCGCGATCAGCAGCGGGGCAAGGAATGCGGTCGCCTTGCCCGACAGGGCATAAAGGCCGAACGCCTCGGTCGCCCGCGCCGGCGCGGTGTGGCGCACCATCATCGTGCGGCTGGCCGCCTGCAGCATCCCGCCCGCGCCTCCGATGACGACGCCGCAGCCGAAGAACAGCGCATCGGGCAGGCGCGATCCCGCCGGCAGGGGCAGGCCCCACAGCTGTGTGCGGGTCATGCCGACGACCAGCAGGCAGACGGCGATCAGCGCCAGCGTGCAGCAGGCGATCACCGGCCGCGGGCCCCAGCGCCGGTCGGCGCGCCCGCCCAGCCAGCAGATCACCGCCGCCGCCACCGCGCTGACCACGCCGAAGATGCCCGACCAGATCACCG encodes the following:
- a CDS encoding queuosine precursor transporter encodes the protein MRPLVPAILAMAAVVLSSNILVQFRLGDWLTWGALTYPVAFLVTDLTNRFRGVGAARKVVLAGFLFGAVCSLVAAGLDKTTLRIAAASGIAFLTAQLIDVTVFDRLRRKAWWKAPFLSTLAGSVIDTVLFFSIAFGTMLPADINTGWANEAVPLLGLGHDVPLWVSLGLADWLTKMTLALLALVPYRGAVNKILAAHAENPLT
- a CDS encoding esterase-like activity of phytase family protein — protein: MPGARHALIAAAAGLAWLAAGPAAARADVVIDALGIFVWHEGDADFGGFSGLELSEDGSRYWALSDRGTIRWGSVQRSRQGRISGLTTAGTARLQDSQGRKLQPGYKGDAEGLAIDAQGRMFVSFEGLDRIARYDDPDRPAVPVPPAPFLRALQRNMGLEALAVTPSGDLLTIPEGWSQADSGFPVWRLRDGAWSNPFDLPREDGWAPVGADVGPDGRLYVLERDFSGLLGFTSRVRRYAMTDEALGPPETLIESVPRQYDNLEGIAVWRDGQGIRVTLISDDNFLFVQQTQLVEFRVRERAAAGRPLALSAPAEPASPPPPPAPAPGPAGAAAGASPPPAPGPGILGAAVSAPAPMAAPGPAGNRPPVRAE
- the mepA gene encoding penicillin-insensitive murein endopeptidase yields the protein MIRALKSVLAAGLLAAAALPAAADPLAKEVFGAQRTSNGGPAAAIGFYSKGCASGNVQLPETGPTWQVMRLSRNRNWGNPQLVDFLVGLSRQATQYGWRGLYIGDMSQPLGGPMVTGHASHQIGLDADIWMLPPPSLHLTAAQREKISSQSVVAKGGIAPSPLWSASHHAILRAAAMDPRVQRIFVDPVAKVAMCNAERGDRGYLRKIRPINAHDYHFHVRLACPNGGCEDQDPPPPGDGCAEAAQWIENRIHPPKAAPPDPKARHPRSLRLSELPRACQALVTR